The Bacteroidota bacterium genome includes the window ATTTTATATTGTTTAACTGCTTGTTGGCATCAACAATTTTCTTTTCGAGGCTTGCCTTAAAGTCAAGAATAGTGGCAAAAATTTTCTCATCTCCTGTTCCCAGAATTTGGGCTGCAAGGATACCTGCATTTCTGGCACTGTTGAGGGCTACTGTTGCAACGGGTATTCCCGGGGGCATTTGAAGCATAGACAGGATTGAATCCCAACCATCCAATGAAATCGAAGCTTTAATTGGAACACCGATAACAGGCAATGGGGTAAGGGCTGCGATTACTCCCGGTAAATGGGCTGCCCCGCCTGCCCCTGCAATAATTACCTTGATTCCCCTTTTGTGCGCATTTTGTGCAAATTCCATTGTCTGGCGCGGTGTACGGTGGGCCGATAAGGCATTTACTTCGAAAGGAATTTTAAAATCATTCAACAATTTTGCGGCTTCTTCCATAACAGGTAAATCGGAAGTACTGCCCATAATAATACTTACTAGTGGTTTCATGTATCAATTGTTTTTTTATCAGCAAAAATATTAATTTATACCTATAAACTGGATACGAATATTAAAAGCAAATTATTTTTAGGCAATCAAAAAAATATTATTTTTGGATTGGAGCATCTGGCTAATAATTTACCTTGCTTTATTAAAGATAAGAAAATATTTTTTAAATTAAAACTTGAAGGGTGAAAGTGTAAATAATATTTATCCTGCTTCTTAAAAATTGAATAATGAATACTCTTTGTTTGCATGATAAGAAATTTGAAATTTGTATTCCTTCCCCGGATGTTCAGAAAGCTGTGGATGCAATAGCTCTGAGAATGAATCAGGAGCTTTGTGATAAAAACCCGCTGTTTATCAGTATTTTAAATGGGTCGTTTATGTTTACCTCCGATTTAATGAAGAGACTGAATTTTAATTGCGAACTTTCCTTCATTAAGCTTTCTTCTTACAAAGGATTGAATTCTTCGGGCGAAATTAAAGAATTGGTGGGGTTAAATGAGAACCTGGCAAATCGCATGGTGGTTATTTTAGAAGACATTATTGACACAGGTACAACTATTGCAAAAACTGTAGAAAAACTCAGGTCATTTCACCCCTCAGAAATCAGAATTGCAACCCTCTTTTTGAAGCCGGAAATTTTCAAAGGGAACATTACCCTTGATTACGTAGGCATAGAAGTGCCCAATAAATTTATTGTAGGCTGTGGCCTCGATTATAACGGCCTTGGAAGAAATTACCCGGATTTATATGCCTTGGTCCCTTGATTTTAAAAAGATTTTTTTTTTTAGAAAGA containing:
- the purE gene encoding 5-(carboxyamino)imidazole ribonucleotide mutase; this encodes MKPLVSIIMGSTSDLPVMEEAAKLLNDFKIPFEVNALSAHRTPRQTMEFAQNAHKRGIKVIIAGAGGAAHLPGVIAALTPLPVIGVPIKASISLDGWDSILSMLQMPPGIPVATVALNSARNAGILAAQILGTGDEKIFATILDFKASLEKKIVDANKQLNNIKYDFKV
- a CDS encoding phosphoribosyltransferase family protein — its product is MNTLCLHDKKFEICIPSPDVQKAVDAIALRMNQELCDKNPLFISILNGSFMFTSDLMKRLNFNCELSFIKLSSYKGLNSSGEIKELVGLNENLANRMVVILEDIIDTGTTIAKTVEKLRSFHPSEIRIATLFLKPEIFKGNITLDYVGIEVPNKFIVGCGLDYNGLGRNYPDLYALVP